One Mus pahari chromosome 10, PAHARI_EIJ_v1.1, whole genome shotgun sequence genomic window, GGGTGCCTCCTTCCAACTGCACCATCCTCATTTCCTTTCATTTGCATCGAGGTagaggagagggaagcagggcTGAGGGGATGCCCCACATCAATCCTGTTCTGGCAGCTGCTTAATGAATGGTGGTGGTGCAGTGGGGGTAGGCCAGCAGGAGCAGAGCCCAAGCAGAGCTGGCCTCTTCCTACCTCCAGGCTCATCAAAGGAAGAGAGCACCCTACAGGATCTGCTGCTGTCTCCCTATCTCTGGGTGCTGTCCACTGGCTACCTCGTGGTCTTCGGAGTAAAGACTTGCTGTACAGACTGGGGCCAATTCTTCCTTATCCAGGAGAGAGGGCAGTCCGCCCTTGTGGGTAAGATGAGTGTTTAGACAGAGAAGGGTGTACAAACCAGGTGCCAGTGCAGGAGAGGGGAtctctgccctttctccctttctccacttcctccttaAGGCTGGGCATCCTTTGAGGTGGGTCTGTACCTTGGGATAACCTCAATGGGAAATACCCTTTcactcttttccctccctcctccccacaacTCCCCATGCAGGTAGCTCCTACATCAGTGCCCTGGAGGTCGGAGGCCTTGTAGGCAGCATTGCAGCTGGCTACCTGTCAGACAGGGCCATGGCGAAGGTGAGTGGCAGGAGGAActgtgaagagaggccctttgaGGCTTCCTCGCATGGCTGGGCCAGCCAGTGGAGATGGGAGTTCTGGCATATAAGCTGGTTGGCATAGAAGGTAGACATTGGGTGAGATGGGAGTGATTCCAGGTTTCTCTTTACTTGCTTTAGTGATGTGGAGATAAAGGCAGTGGCAAAGAGATGCAGAATCTCTCCCTAGTTCGTAGGGTTCTCTGCCCCAAGAAAACTAGGGGTGGCAGTGGACTAGGCACAGCTCCCTAGCACGTGTCCCATGCCTGCCCCAAGGTGGAGGAAGGGATGTTGTGGAATTTGGCCTCAGAACACGGAGCAGCTCCCAGGGCCTCCCAGAGCTGTCTGGGTCCAAGAACTGTGACAGATTGCCAAAGATCTGTCAGCAATAGCCCTGCTGTGTCAGAGtccaggggtgggggtgttttGCCCTGCTTGGAGGGCCTGATATGGCTGGTACTGTGTCCATAGGCAGGGCTGTCTCTGTATGGGAACCCTCGCCACGGCCTGCTGCTGCTCATGATGGCTGGGATGGCAGCATCCATGTTCCTCTTCCGAGTAACAGTGACCAGTGACTCGCCCAAGGTAAACAGAGCCTGGCTGGCTGCAAGGtacaaggagaggaaggaagacgtTCTCCTCTAGGCCAGCCCCTTCTCCCTTTGCAGTTCTGTTTGTACCTGATTTTCTCTCTTTGGTACTTGGTGTCTCGCCTCCACTCTTGgcctggttttcttctctttcctctgctctctaGGATGGTTTCTGGACTCCTGCTCTCCATCCTCTGGCTGAGCTCACGGGCTTTACGGAGCATGAGGTGCCTTAAAGATATCTCTGGTTTTCCTCCTGGTCTGTCGCACTTTTGTTTCACCCCTGTCTTGCTCTTAATTAGCCCAGCTTGTACAAAGTCTGAAACAGCCAGCATCCAACTCTGAGGGGTGACTCTATCACCCCTGTCCTTGTCCACCTAGACCTTTGGGGTTGGCTCATTCACTGTGGGGTGAGGATGGCTCCAGACTATGCCTTGTCTAGTTTGTTCCTGATGGCTAGGCCCTCTTTCCTCAATAGTTATCTGTGGGCATTCTTAGTTCTCAATGCCTCCTCTCGCTCCTCTTGCAGATCTGGATCCTGGTGTTGGGAGCTGTGTTTGGTTTCTCTTCTTATGGTCCCATTGCCTTGTTTGGAGTCATAGCCAATGAGAGTGCACCTCCCAACTTGTGTGGAACCTCTCATGCTATTGTGGGGCTTATGGCCAATGGTAAGTCCTGCACTGCCTTGCTCGGGCCTATTAGAGGCAGAATGCCTCCCATGgggctcagctgcttctccttctccctgcagTGGGTGGATTTCTGGCTGGCTTACCCTTCAGCACCATTGCCAAGCACTACAGCTGGAGCACAGCCTTCTGGGTAGCAGAAGTGGTTTGTGGAGCCAGCACGGTTGTCTTCTTCTTGCTTCGAAATATCCGCACCAAGATGGGCCGAGTATCCAAGAAGGCAGAGTGAATTGAGTATTCACTATGGAGCATCCCCAACTGCAGCCTTACTGGCAGGACACAGGAAGGGAGAGCGGCTGCTCTAGCTAACACAGAACCtttacatttctgtgtttgcACTGTCTCTCTGAACCTCCATGGTGCTGCAAGTTACCAGTGGCTAATGAGGTCCCAACTCCCCATCCTATGCTCTGTTTAAAATGATGACATTTGGTTCTAGACTCCATCAGCTTCTGTTTCTACCTTCTGGCAGACAGAGAACGCCTGAATTCAGGGTGTCTCCTatgcccttcttcctctcctaggTCCTGATCTCCTAGTGAGGCGAACCTGCCTCTGCAGATGCAGGGTATTCATGGCCTGTGGTTTCTGCCGTACCCCAAGGCTTTTTGTCAGGAGGCAAAATTGTTGCCAATATCTCAGTCcctaagggaggagaggaggccacCACTCTCATCAATACCCTGACAAAAGGG contains:
- the Slc37a4 gene encoding glucose-6-phosphate exchanger SLC37A4 isoform X1, which encodes MAAQGYGYYRTIIFAAMFGGYSLYYFNRKTFSFVMPSLVDEIALDKDDLGLITSSQSAAYAISKFVSGVLSDQMSARWLFSSGLLLVGLVNVVFSWSSTVSAFAALWFLNGLAQGLGWPPCGKILRKWFEPSQFGTWWAVLSTSMNLAGSLGPILATILAQSYSWRSTLALSGALCVVVSFFCLLLIHNEPADVGLRNLDPAPSKGKKGSSKEESTLQDLLLSPYLWVLSTGYLVVFGVKTCCTDWGQFFLIQERGQSALVGSSYISALEVGGLVGSIAAGYLSDRAMAKAGLSLYGNPRHGLLLLMMAGMAASMFLFRVTVTSDSPKDGFWTPALHPLAELTGFTEHEIWILVLGAVFGFSSYGPIALFGVIANESAPPNLCGTSHAIVGLMANVGGFLAGLPFSTIAKHYSWSTAFWVAEVVCGASTVVFFLLRNIRTKMGRVSKKAE
- the Slc37a4 gene encoding glucose-6-phosphate exchanger SLC37A4 isoform X2, yielding MAAQGYGYYRTIIFAAMFGGYSLYYFNRKTFSFVMPSLVDEIALDKDDLGLITSSQSAAYAISKFVSGVLSDQMSARWLFSSGLLLVGLVNVVFSWSSTVSAFAALWFLNGLAQGLGWPPCGKILRKWFEPSQFGTWWAVLSTSMNLAGSLGPILATILAQSYSWRSTLALSGALCVVVSFFCLLLIHNEPADVGLRNLDPAPSKGKKGSSKEESTLQDLLLSPYLWVLSTGYLVVFGVKTCCTDWGQFFLIQERGQSALVGSSYISALEVGGLVGSIAAGYLSDRAMAKAGLSLYGNPRHGLLLLMMAGMAASMFLFRVTVTSDSPKIWILVLGAVFGFSSYGPIALFGVIANESAPPNLCGTSHAIVGLMANVGGFLAGLPFSTIAKHYSWSTAFWVAEVVCGASTVVFFLLRNIRTKMGRVSKKAE
- the Slc37a4 gene encoding glucose-6-phosphate exchanger SLC37A4 isoform X3 — its product is MRSLWTRMIWVSCSLLPFAAGLITSSQSAAYAISKFVSGVLSDQMSARWLFSSGLLLVGLVNVVFSWSSTVSAFAALWFLNGLAQGLGWPPCGKILRKWFEPSQFGTWWAVLSTSMNLAGSLGPILATILAQSYSWRSTLALSGALCVVVSFFCLLLIHNEPADVGLRNLDPAPSKGKKGSSKEESTLQDLLLSPYLWVLSTGYLVVFGVKTCCTDWGQFFLIQERGQSALVGSSYISALEVGGLVGSIAAGYLSDRAMAKAGLSLYGNPRHGLLLLMMAGMAASMFLFRVTVTSDSPKDGFWTPALHPLAELTGFTEHEIWILVLGAVFGFSSYGPIALFGVIANESAPPNLCGTSHAIVGLMANVGGFLAGLPFSTIAKHYSWSTAFWVAEVVCGASTVVFFLLRNIRTKMGRVSKKAE